In Subdoligranulum variabile, the genomic stretch CAGGGTGGCGGCAAAGGGTTCCCGGGCCTCCTTCTTTTCGGGGGCGGGGTGGACCTCCACAAGGCCCAGGGAGAGCAGCGCCGCCGTCCCGTAGCTGAACACCGTGAGCAGGGCGGACAGGCGGTAATTTTCCCCGATGAAGAGGGTGTAAACCGCCGAGGCGGTGAGCAGCCCCGCCATGCCCAGACTGTTGTAAACGCCGAAGACATGCTGGCTGCGCTCCTGCCCGGCGCAGAGATAGAGGATGCTGGTATCCACCCCGGAGAACCCGGCGATGACCACGCTGAGCAGCACCCGCTCGGCCAGGAAACCGCCGAAATCCGACGCCTGCCAGAAGATGATCTTGGACAGAAAATACACCCAGCAGCAGAAAATCATCGTGCGTTTGTAGCCGATGCGGTCCGCCACCACGCCCCAGGGCACCTCCAGGGCGATGCTCAGCGCAAAGGAGATACTCTCGATGAGGGTGATTTCAAAAATAGACACTCCCTGGGCCTGCCGGTACAGGGTGGAGATGGCGCCGTAAAACACCATGCCCTGCAGAAAGGTCATGGCATAGAGCAGATAGATATTGCGTTTCACGAAAAAATCGTCCTTTCCCAAAGATTCCTTTTCCGCACGGCAAACAGGCGCCGGGCTCCGGCGCCTTGGGTGCGGTATGGAAATCTTTTAGATAGGACGATGCATTGCAGTTGCCTGCCTTGTGTTATTCTGGAATGAATCCAGTATAACACGCCCCGAGGTTGGCGTCAATCGGCGGCGCGCAGTTCCGCCCGCAGCCGGAGTACCCGGCGTTCGATCTCGTCGATGACGGCGGTAAACGCCCCGTCGTCCTGGCCGGTGGGATCGGGCAGGCCCCAATCCTCCCGCCGGGTGCAGGACAGCACGGGACACTGCACGTTGCAGCCCATGGTGATGACAATGTCCACCGGCGGCAATTCCTCCAGCAGCTTGCTGCGCTGGGTGGCCGCCATATCCACGCCGTACCGGGCCTTCACCAGCCGCACGGCGTCAGGGTTGATGGCGGGCTTGGTCTCGGTGCCGGCAGAGTAGCTCTCAAAGGTGTCGGATGCCAGCAGGCGGCCCAGGGCTTCGGCGATCTGGCTGCGGCAGGAATTGTGCACGCAGACAAAGGCCACTTTCGGTTTGCCGCTCATGCCTGGTTCCGCGCTTTCTCGATCAGGGCCTTGGCTTCCTCCTTGGACAGCACCCGGCCGCTGGCCACCACCTTGCCGTCCACCATCAGGGCCGGGGTGTGCAGCACGCCGCAGGCCGCGATCTGGCTGAAATCGGTGATATGACCCACTTCCTGGGGCAGGCCCAGTTCTGCCAGCGCCGCCTTGGCCGAGGCTTCCAGCGCGCGGCAGTTGGCGCAGCCGCCTCCCAGGACCTTGACGTCCTCGTTGCCGGTTTCGGTTTGTACGGATTCTTTTTTGCCAAACAGTTTCATGATGTATACCTCCTGAAATCAGATCAGAACAAATTGCAGGGCGTTGAAAAGATACCCCACGATGACTATACCCACCACGCAGATGGCGATAAACAGCGCCAGCAGCTTGGGTTTGACAACTTTACGCAGCAGAATCAGCGACGGCAGCGACAGGGTGGTGACCGCCATCATGAAGGAGAGGACGGTGCCCAGCTGGGCGCCCTTGGCCAACAGCGCCTCGGCCACCGGGATGGTGCCGAAGATGTCGGCGTACATGGGCACGCCCACGATGACCGCCGCCAGCACGCCGAAGGGATTGCCGGAGCCCAGCACCGTTTCCACCCAGGCCTGGGGGATCCAGTTGTGGATGACGGCTCCCACACCCACGCCCACCAGCAGATAGGGCAGCACCTTGCGGTAGGTGGACAGCGCCTGGCCCTTGGCATACTGCAGCCGGTCCGCCGTGGTCAGAGTGGGGGCATCCAGGTCCACACCGCCGCCCGCATGGGCCAGGGGTTCCAGGTATTTTTCCATATGCAGGGATTCGATGAGGGTGCCGCCGGCCACCGCTACCACCAGACCCAGCACCACATAGGCGGCGGCCACTTTGATGCCGAAAACACCGGTGAGCAGCACCAGGCTGCCCAGATCCACCATGGGGGAGGAGATCAGGAAGGAGAAGGTGACGCCCAGGGGCAGCCCCGCCCCGGTGAAGCCGATGAAGATGGGGATGGAGGAGCAGGAGCAGAAGGGCGTGACGGTGCCCAGGAGGGCCGCCACCGTGTTGGCCCCCATCCCGTGGAACCGCCCCATGATGCGGCGGCTGCGCTCCGGCGGGAAGTAGCTCTGCACCCAGGAGATGGCGAAGATCAGCACCAGCAGCAGGACGGTGATCTTGATGGTGTCATAGAGAAAGAACTGCACGCTGCCGCCCAGCCGGGAGGCGGTGTCCAGTCCCACAGCGGTGAGCAGTTTGCCCACCAGGGCGTTGAGCCACTGCATGCCCAGCACCTGATTTTGGAAAAACAGCCAGAGATTCATTGGGAAGTCCCCCTTTTATCATATCAAGATTTTTTGATGTTTCGGCCGCAAAAAAATGCCGCAGCGCGGCAAAAAGGTCACTGCCCGCAGCAGCCGCAGGCGGGCGCCTCGGCGTTGGGGGTGGTCAGGGCCAGCAGACGCTGTACGGCGCGGGCCTGGCCGTCGGCGCTCAGGCGGTAGTGGGTCCATTTGCCCTCCTGCCGGGCCAGCACCAGCCCCGATTCGCAGAGGATCTTCATGTGGTAGGAAAGCCCCGACTGGGTCAGCGCCAGGGGTTCCTGCAATTTGCAGGCGCACTTCTCGCCGCTGCGCAGCTGCTCCAGGATGGCCAGCCGCCTGGGGTCGCACAGCGCCTTGAAGATTTTGGCGTCCTGCTCGTAGGAATCCATGGGTTGCACCTCACATCAAAATTTCTTGATGTATAGTATAGGCCGCTCTGTCCGCCTTGTCAAGGGGAAAGTGTAACTTTTTTGTGGGGGGATTGTGGGGCGGACCCGGCGCGGGTATACTGTAAGAAAAGCCAACAAGGAGGCTATCATCATGTGTACCAGCGTTGCGTTTTGGGATCGCGGGCTGTACGGCCGCAATCTGGATCTGGAGTACCATTTCGGGGAGCAGGTGGTCATCACGCCCCGGGACCACGAATTCACCTTTCATCACCGGGAGCCGCTGTCCCATCATTACGGGATGATCGGCATGGCCAGCGTAGCCCGGGACACCCCGCTCTACGCCGAGGCGGTGAATGAGAAGGGACTGTATATGGCGGGGCTGTATTTTCCCGGCAACGCCGTCTATTTTGAGGAGCCCGACCCTGCCCTGCTGAACCTGGCGCCCTACGAGCTGATCCCCCTGGTGCTGGGCAGCTGTGCCACAGCGGCCGAGGCCCGAACGCTGCTGGCCACCGTGCGGCTGGCAGCCATTCCCTTTGCGCCGGGGTTCCCCCTGGCGGCGCTGCACTGGCAGGTGGCGGGCCCCGACGGCGGTTTTGTGATGGAACCCCTGGCGGACGGGCTGCACTTTTACGACGACGCCGCGGGCGTGCTGACCAACAATCCGCCTTACCCCCACCAGGTCATGAATCTGAACAACTACCGGCATCTTTCCCCCCGCACGCCGGAGAACACCTTTGCCCCCGCCCTGGATCTGGCGGTCTACGGCCAGGGGCTGGGCGCCCTGGGACTGCCGGGGGACGCCTCCCCCATGTCCCGGTTTGTGAAGGCGGCGTTCCTGCGCCACCATGCAGCGTTCCCCGAGGACCGGGCCGGGCAGGTGAGCCAGTTTTTCCACATTCTGGATGCCGTTTCCATGGTGCGGGGCAGCGTGGTGACCCCCGAGGGCCGCTGTGATGAGACCACCTACGCCTGCTGCTGTGACGGGCAGGAGGGCGTCTACTACTACCACACCTACGACAGCGGCTGCCTCCACGCCGTGCGGATGACCGAGGACGCCCTGACCGGCGACGGTCTGCGGGTGTTCCCCCTGGCGGACAAGCCTCAATTTGTGTGGGACAACTGA encodes the following:
- the bsh gene encoding choloylglycine hydrolase; translation: MCTSVAFWDRGLYGRNLDLEYHFGEQVVITPRDHEFTFHHREPLSHHYGMIGMASVARDTPLYAEAVNEKGLYMAGLYFPGNAVYFEEPDPALLNLAPYELIPLVLGSCATAAEARTLLATVRLAAIPFAPGFPLAALHWQVAGPDGGFVMEPLADGLHFYDDAAGVLTNNPPYPHQVMNLNNYRHLSPRTPENTFAPALDLAVYGQGLGALGLPGDASPMSRFVKAAFLRHHAAFPEDRAGQVSQFFHILDAVSMVRGSVVTPEGRCDETTYACCCDGQEGVYYYHTYDSGCLHAVRMTEDALTGDGLRVFPLADKPQFVWDN
- a CDS encoding MFS transporter, which codes for MKRNIYLLYAMTFLQGMVFYGAISTLYRQAQGVSIFEITLIESISFALSIALEVPWGVVADRIGYKRTMIFCCWVYFLSKIIFWQASDFGGFLAERVLLSVVIAGFSGVDTSILYLCAGQERSQHVFGVYNSLGMAGLLTASAVYTLFIGENYRLSALLTVFSYGTAALLSLGLVEVHPAPEKKEAREPFAATLRATLTTPGLLAFLLAVGLLTEVHQTVTVFLNQLQYERCGMGSTAIGGVYIAATLLGLCGTWSSAVTRRTGGRRAAVLFTLAPALACIVLALTDRAVLSVGSIWLLRVSDSLFQPFQAQLQNRQVHTANRATALSIHAMILDTVAIGSNLTFGALAQWDLRLAFGYGTAAGLGALGLFAYWRRKTNLV
- a CDS encoding ArsR/SmtB family transcription factor, with the translated sequence MDSYEQDAKIFKALCDPRRLAILEQLRSGEKCACKLQEPLALTQSGLSYHMKILCESGLVLARQEGKWTHYRLSADGQARAVQRLLALTTPNAEAPACGCCGQ
- a CDS encoding arsenate reductase ArsC; translated protein: MSGKPKVAFVCVHNSCRSQIAEALGRLLASDTFESYSAGTETKPAINPDAVRLVKARYGVDMAATQRSKLLEELPPVDIVITMGCNVQCPVLSCTRREDWGLPDPTGQDDGAFTAVIDEIERRVLRLRAELRAAD
- a CDS encoding thioredoxin family protein; translated protein: MKLFGKKESVQTETGNEDVKVLGGGCANCRALEASAKAALAELGLPQEVGHITDFSQIAACGVLHTPALMVDGKVVASGRVLSKEEAKALIEKARNQA
- a CDS encoding permease, which encodes MNLWLFFQNQVLGMQWLNALVGKLLTAVGLDTASRLGGSVQFFLYDTIKITVLLLVLIFAISWVQSYFPPERSRRIMGRFHGMGANTVAALLGTVTPFCSCSSIPIFIGFTGAGLPLGVTFSFLISSPMVDLGSLVLLTGVFGIKVAAAYVVLGLVVAVAGGTLIESLHMEKYLEPLAHAGGGVDLDAPTLTTADRLQYAKGQALSTYRKVLPYLLVGVGVGAVIHNWIPQAWVETVLGSGNPFGVLAAVIVGVPMYADIFGTIPVAEALLAKGAQLGTVLSFMMAVTTLSLPSLILLRKVVKPKLLALFIAICVVGIVIVGYLFNALQFVLI